From the Peromyscus leucopus breed LL Stock chromosome 8b, UCI_PerLeu_2.1, whole genome shotgun sequence genome, one window contains:
- the LOC114682996 gene encoding histone H3.3A-like, translating into MACTKQTARESTGGKAPRKQLATKAARKSAPSTGGVKKPHRYRPGTVALGEIRRYQKSTELPIRKLPFQRLVREIAQDFTTDLRSQRAAIGALQEASEAYLVGLFEDTNLCAIHAKRVTIMPKDIQLARCIRGERA; encoded by the coding sequence ATGGCTTGTACAAAGCAGACTGCCCGCGAATCCACCGGTGGTAAAGCACCCAGGAAACAACTGGCTACTAAAGCCGCTCGCAAGAGTGCGCCCTCTACTGGAGGGGTGAAGAAACCTCATCGTTACAGGCCTGGTACTGTGGCACTCGGTGAAATCAGACGTTATCAGAAGTCCACTGAACTTCCGATTCGCAAGCTCCCCTTCCAGCGTCTGGTGCGAGAAATTGCTCAGGACTTCACAACAGATCTGCGCTCCCAGAGAGCAGCTATTGGTGCTTTGCAGGAGGCAAGTGAGGCCTATCTGGttggcctttttgaagataccaacCTGTGTGCTATCCATGCCAAACGTGTAACAATTATGCCAAAAGATATCCAGCTAGCACGCTGCATACGTGGAGAACGTGCTTAA
- the Prss38 gene encoding serine protease 38, with amino-acid sequence MAAPTSGPGPLGSLLLLLLLATPTWVASISHPHAKSQENSLSSDVACGQPVLQGKIVGGMPAPLQKWPWQVSLHYSGLHVCGGSILNAYWVLTAAHCFNREKRIETFDVYVGISNLDMATRYTQWFELNQVIRHPTHALFHPAGGDVALVQLKSPIVFSDAVLPICLPPSNLNLSNLSCWTTGWGLATQEGDSVKQLQEIQLPLIPKLQCQLLYGFTSYFLPEMFCAGDIKNVKNVCEGDSGGPLVCKLNQTWLQIGIVSWGRGCIQPLYPGVYANVSYFLNWIRYHVENTPTPPQLHPSFSSSPRAILSIFVNMLASLLVL; translated from the exons ATGGCCGCCCCCACTTCCGGCCCAGGCCCCTTGGGATCGCTGCTGCTTCTACTCCTGCTGGCTACCCCAACTTGGGTCGCATCGATCAGTCACCCACACGCTAAAAGCCAGGAAAATTCATTGAGCAGTGATGTGG CCTGTGGACAGCCAGTTCTGCAGGGCAAGATCGTGGGTGGAATGCCAGCCCCCTTGCAGAAATGGCCGTGGCAGGTCAGCCTGCATTACTCTGGCCTACACGTCTGCGGTGGCTCCATCCTCAATGCCTACTGGGTGCTGACAGCAGCGCACTGCTTTAACAG GGAGAAGAGGATTGAGACCTTTGATGTGTACGTGGGCATCAGCAACCTCGACATGGCCACCAGATACACGCAGTGGTTTGAGCTTAACCAGGTGATCAGGCACCCCACGCATGCGCTGTTTCACCCTGCTGGAGGGGACGTGGCGCTCGTGCAGTTGAAGAGCCCCATCGTCTTCTCCGATGCCGTGCTCCCAATTTGCTTGCCACCTTCCAACCTGAACCTCAGCAATTTGTCTTGCTGGACTACCGGATGGGGACTGGCTACCCAGGAAG GTGACAGTGTGAAACAGCTACAGGAAATCCAGTTACCACTGATCCCCAAGCTCCAGTGCCAGCTGCTCTATGGATTTACATCTTACTTCCTGCCAGAAATGTTCTGTGCTGGGGACATCAAGAATGTGAAGAATGTGTGTGAG GGTGACTCCGGCGGCCCACTGGTATGTAAGCTGAACCAGACCTGGCTGCAGATTGGAATAGTGAGCTGGGGCCGCGGATGCATCCAGCCCCTGTACCCAGGGGTGTATGCCAATGTCTCCTACTTTTTGAATTGGATCCGTTATCATGTGGAGAACACACCCACTCCTCCTCAGCTGcatccctccttctcttcatccCCAAGAGCCATCCTTAGCATTTTTGTGAACATGCTGGCTAGCCTGTTGGTGTTGTGA